The DNA window GGCGAGCGAGACGGCCCGCCTGCTCGACCTGCTCGGCGCGAGCCTCGAAGGCGTGCGGGTGCTGGGCTGGCTGCTCGCGGTGACCGGCGGGCTCGCAATCTTCGTCGCGCTCCTCAACATGGTCCGCAGCCGCGAGGGCGACCTCGCCCTGCTGCGCGTCATGGGGGCGAGCCGGATGCAGGTCTTCGCCACGGTGCTTCTCGAAGGCGTGGTCACGGCTGTTCTCGGCGCGGCGCTCGGATGGTTCGCGGCGCATTGCCTCATCGCGGCGGCGCGGGCGAATTTCGCGACACTGGGCAACCTGGGGCTTGCCGCGTGGCACCCCCTGCCGGAGGAATTGCTGCTGGTGGCGGCGGTGCTGGGCCTCGGCGCGCTCGCAGCGCTGATTCCGGCGCTGCGCATCTACCGCGTGGATGCCGCGCGCATCCTCGCACGGAGCTGACACCCATGGATCAAGGCGACCGACTGGAGGACATCATGCATCGCATCGCGCTGGTCATCCTCGCCGCAATGGCGACGTTCAGCCTCGGCCCGGTCACGAGCGCCCAGGCGCCCGATCCAAAGACCGGGCCCGTGATCGAAGACGTTTGGCAGCCCGCGCGCACGCCCAGGGGCGGCGTCTCGTGGAAAGTGCTCGAGGCGACCGAGGAGATCACCCGGCTCGACGATGAGGGCTACATCCTTTCGAGGCCCCGCTTCACCAAGCAGGTGCGCGCGCTGGCGGGCAAGCGGATCAAGGTCGCCGGCTGGATGATGCCGCTCGATGCTCAGCGGACCCAGAAGCGCTTCGTCCTGCTCGGCTATCCGCCCGGCTGCCCGTTCCATTTCCACGCGGCGCCCAACCAGTTCGTCGAGGTGATCGCGAGCACGCCCTTCCCTACCGACGAACGCAAGGTGTTTGTGGTCAGCGGAGTGCTCGAACTGACAGGATATGACGAAAGCGGAATCTTCTACCGCCTGCGCGATGCGAGGCCGGGCTTGTTGTGAGACAGAAAAGATCTTCCGTTTTTTCATGCGAATCCCAGCTTCCCGCCCTACCCTCTGACAATATAGTTTTTCGATTTTCGCAGTCTCGTACGGAACAAACACAGAATAGGAGGTGGTCTGAGCCCGAAGTTTCTACCAGCTAGGAGTAGAGCCTTGGGCCGTTTGCACTGCTACCCAACGTTGGACCACTCGGGTCTGGAGTTTTCCGCCTTGCTCAGGTCCGGCGGGCCGGTCTCACCGGCTGAGTTTGCCAGCATGATCGGGGGTATATTCCCGATCGCGCTGAGCGGTCGCTCTTCGTTGTAGTGTCTACGCCACGCCTCCAGCTTTTCGCAAGCGTCTTGCAGGTTCAGGAACCAGTGCGCGTTCAGGCATTCGCTGCGCAGCTTGCTGTTGAACGCCTCGATGAACGCATTGTCTGTCGGCTTGCCAGGGCGGGAGAAGTCGAGGATCACACCGCGCTGGTAAGCCCACAGATCCATGTCCCTCGAGATGAACTCGCTGCCATTGTCCACCCTGATCGTCTTGGGATAACCGATCTTTCGGCACGCCCGGTCCAGCGTCGCGACGACGTCTTCGCCACGATAGCTGAACCGAGGATCGACCACCGGCGATAGTCGGGAGTAGGTGTCGACCACCGTCAGGATGCGCAACTTGCGACCCGTTGCCAGCTGGTCGTGCACGAAGTCCATCGCCCATACATCGTTCGGCCGGATGGCAGGAGCACGGTCCTCGCGCAGCTTCGCTTTGACCCGTCACTTGGGCGTTTTGTTGCGCAGCTGCAGGCCCAACTCCCTGTAAAGCCGATAGACCTTCTTCATGTTCACGACCCAACCGTCGCGGCGAAGGATGTAATAGACCCGCCGGTAGCCATAGCGGACGTGCGTCTCGCAGATCTCCTTGATGCGCTTCTTCAGAAAGGCCGGATCGGTCCGGCGGGACTGGTAGTGGTAGGTCGAACGATCAAAATGCAAAGCCGAACATGCCCTGCGGATCGTAACCTGCCAGTCCTGCCGAACCGCGTCGATAATCTCGCGCTTGCGATCCGGCCTCAGAGCTTTCGCTTGATAACATCCTGCAGCATCTCGCGATCAAGCGTCAGATCGGCGACGATCTTCTTCAGCCGACTGTTCTCATCCTCCAGCTCACGCAGTCTGCGCATCTCAGACGGCATCAGCCCCGCGTATTTCTTCTTCCAGTTGAAGTAGGTCGCCTGGCTAATCCCTGCCTTGCGGCAGATCTCCGCCACAGGCGTTCCTTCCTCGCCCTGTTTTACGACGAACGCCTTCTGGGCGTCCGTGAACTTCGATGCCTTCATGCCGCAACTCCTCACCCAGCCAAGGAAACCTACGGCAGAAAACTCTAACCAGAAATGGTCCAGTTTTCAGGTGGCAGAGCAAGGGCCTTCGCTCATAGCTCTTATACAAACCAAGTGATGTCCGCTCTCGGGGTCGGCTTGGGTTATTATACCGGGCCTATCCTTAACGCTTTGATCTTTTCAGGCGGCGGGTTGCTCCGCCGCGACTGCATTCTGTCAGGATCCCGAATTCAGCCGGGATTAAGGTGCTTTTGGCAGGCTGTTCAGCCACAGGCATGAGGAGGCAGGATGATGGTCTTCGGAATAGTCGGTGCTGCAGCACTCGCGTTGTCGCCCGTTTCGGCTTCGGTGCCGGACGTGACCGTCGAGTTCGTCGACCGGGTGCGGCGCGATGCGCAAAATAGCCTCTGGCATCGCTACGATTTCCGCTTCACCAATTCAGGGTCCGAGGAGCGGATCCTCTCGCTCTGTCCGACCGAAGCGACGCTGTATTTCAAGAACACCATGGCGGGCCTCACGCGGCTTGAGCGCCTCGCGGCCAGCGCGCTCGCGATTGACGGCGAAAGCTGGAGCTTCAATTGCCGCAAACGCACGATCGCGCCGGGCGACAGCGTCATGCTTGGCATCTACTTTCGCTGGTGGGAGGGCGACTTTCGCTGGTGGGAGGGCGACGGCGTTCGCGCCGTCCGACCGATCATGTTCGAGACTTCGCTCGGCAAGTTCTTCGTGAAGGAGGGGCGCATCATCGCGCTCGGCGAAGGCGACGAGGAGACGCTCGCGATCTGATCCGGGACCCGCAGTCGGGAAACGGCCCAGTCTCAGACTATTCAAGTTACTGCGCGAGACATACGAGACCCATCGCCGCAAGGCGGGCACCCCTCATAGCGTATCGAACATGCATAAGGTCTGCGTACGCGCAGCGAAAATTCTCTCTCGTTAACGAGGTAGCTGTCGTTTCTGCCGAATCAATTCGGCGATCCGGATAGTTGAGCCGGAAGCAGTTTTTCGCGCGTGATCTGCGCCCACACTCTCGGCGGTGGCCGCTGCGTCGGCGAATAGTCGCCCTCCTACCGACACGACTGTTAAGTGATCGGGCGATGCAAACCGGCTGCGTTCAACCGTCTGGCGCAGTAATTTGAGCTTCTGCTGGCGCGGCAGAGCATCAGACAGTCCGATATCAAGCGCGTCTGGCTTTTGTGAGGCGAGCTGGTTGGCGAGCGCCTGGTCGCTGTCGGGAAACGCCATGTCAACGTGCCAACCTGCATCCGTGAAGAGGTCCGCCAGGAGCGAGGTACCAAGCGCATGCGGCTCTCCAGGAGCCGTCGCCAGCATGATGCTGTATCGTCGCTGCCTGAGCGATTGCGGGGTTGGAGCGTGCCTAACGGCATGGCCAGCGAGTTGGAGCATGCTCAGCCCAATCGTCAGATCGACTTCGGAACAGTCGTCCGACAGCCAAGCATCTCCGAGCGCCCGAGCGGTTGGCTCGATTAGATGGGTAATGATTGCATCGCCAGACCACCCTTGCTCGGCCGCAGAAGCGACAAAGGCATTGATGCCAAGATCATCGCCGTTGAGCACCAGTTCCATAAGAGCGGGCACCTGCGAGGTTAGCCCGTGCTGTGGCTTGATCTTATCGACTTTGTGAAAAGGTTCCTCGTCGGCATGATAGCTGAGCAAATCCCAGCCACCAAAGAGTTGGGCGGGAACGATGTGCTCGCTCAGTATCTCGATATGGCTGTGACGTCGATCCTCGTTGATCGACTGCCACAGCACGCTCAGACTTTTTGGCGGACCTTCGAGTGTCTGAAAGAACCGCCCCTTGTCGTAAAGCAACATGCCGGTGACGCCGAGGCTACGGTTACGCTGCCGCGCTTTCCAGGCAAGTTCGCGCAAATCGCCGGGCGTCGGTCTCGAGGTAGCCTTGCTTTGATAAGTCAGACTACTGGTCCAGTCGGGGGGATTGACCTCTGTGGTTTCGATTTGAAATGACACGGGCAGTCTCCCAGTTTTTCGCCGGGATGCAACAACAGAATTACATCATGCCAATCTACTGAAGGCTTGGCTCGCTGCTTCAAGATGGTTGCGCGCTTGTACCGTTTCTCGCCAGCGCGCTGAATCTTAAAGCATAGCGTAATAGCCTTGGTCGCAGGGTAAGGCTGCGGCAATGCAACTCCGGATTCGATCCCTGACAAAAGCTGAAGAAAAGCCTAAACGCTGTCAAGCCAGATTGGCGGAGTCTCTTGTCGTCTTGGGCAAGGCGGAAGCCTCTCTCGACCGATTAGAACTGCTCAAGGCAACGTTTGCGTTCCGCTTCTACAAAGGCGTATGCCTCGGCTCCCTCATCCGCGCCGTCATAGAGCCCAAGCTCCCGGGTCACAATGAAGAAGCCTGGCGCGGGCAATCCGGCTCGCGCTTTCGACACCACAAAACTTGCAAGCTGCGATTCACTGCCGGCAGCTTGGCTGCGCATTAGGTCTTCGATCAGAAGCGCGGTCTTGTGAATCGTATGCGGCGGCTGAAGCTGAAGTGATTTCGCTACCTCGGCATAGATTAGCGTTCGGCCCGAGCGCGCCGCCTCGATCAACAAGACCTTGAGCGCTTCGCGCATCAAAGCGGCCAGCTCTCCAATCGGTCTGCGCTGTCCCAGAACATCCATTCGAGCTGAGCTGAACGGCGATAGGCCAGGTGCATCCTCTCGATACTGCGCGCAGAGCATCGGGCGGCCACGCTGTCGAGCGTCGCAATGACCGCATCGACGGCTTCTGAGAAGTCTTCGCCCGCATAGGTTTCGATCCAGGCGCTGTAGGAGTTATTTGTAGCGGCGCTTTCGTGAATCGCTCTGCCCACTTCGCGGTAAATCCAGAAGCAAGGTAGGAGCGCGGCTAGCCCCACTTCGAACGGCGCCTGCGCGCAGGTTGCCTGAAGATAGCTCACATAGTGATTGCAGACTTGGCTGAGCTCAGCGGACGCAAAGTCTTGCGGGGATACGCCGAACCGCTCGAAATAGTCGGCATGCAGCTCGCGCTCGACGATAATCGTCACTTCGGCTGCCTTGGCGAACTGAACGATATGATCCGCATCCCAGCCTTTCGCGGCTACGAACGCCAAGCTGCGCGCGAAGCCTTCGAGGTAATGCGCATCCTGGATGATGTAGTGCCGAAACTTCTCCGGCGGTAGCACGCCTTCGGCAAGCTCGCGGTTAAAAGGCATGTCGCGGGTGGTTTCGAAGAGCGGCAGATTGGCCTGCCAGGCAGTCTGAGTGAAGCTGGTCACAGGGAACTCCAATCTTGAAAGACGAGCTAGAGGACGCTCATCCAATCCGCCACCGCAATATACACCATGAAGCGGTCCGCCACTTGCATCCTAAGGGTCCCTTCGCGCATCAGCGACGCGATGAACAAGTTTCGTCTGCTCTAAGGTTCTGCCAGCCCAAAAGCGGACCGACCGCTAACGAAAATCGAAGCGGACTGACCGCAAACGACCCCTTGGCGGACGGGCAACGGAGCTGACGCCATGCGCGCTGCGAAGCTCAGTTGGCCACCGATACAAGAACCTTATCGACTTTCGCTTGAATTTCGCCCGCATCCACTGCTGCTGCAAATATCTTGGCGCTCCCTTTGAGCTGCTCGAATGTTTCGAAGGAACAGACTTTCTCATCTCCCTTTACGCCTTCAACCGCCGCGACCTCTTTGGTGCACACCGGTTCGATTGTCTCGATCCTGCCATCACGCCAGCGAATGAACTGATAGCCTGAAATTCCGGTCGGTTTACGTTTCCCTTTTTGCCCTTCCTCAGAGCCATAGCGTATCTCTTTTTCTTCCTTCACTGGGTCGGAGAACTGGAAGACGAACCATTCCGGGCTGACTTCCATGAAATAAAAGCTTTCGGACCTGCCGTCCGCCCCGATCTCGTAGGCCATACCTGCGCCTTTGGAGATGGTCGCCACCTCTTGCGGATTGTCCCCGCTCGCAAAGGTTCCCTCAAAAGGAATATCTGAGGCGTTGCTGTCGTTAAGTATCGGCTCTTGCGAGATCCAGCACGCGGCCAAAGCCAGATAAAGCGGCGCGATACATAAAGCTTTCAGGCAACGTCTCAACATGATGGCTTCCCCCTTCTTGGATCCGTGGCCTGTCAATGTTTGGAGCAAACGGAAAATGCAGTCCACTAGCCGGTGAGAGATGTCCGCTCACTACCCATGAGCGGTCATGAGCGGGCAGCCGCCCC is part of the Erythrobacter litoralis genome and encodes:
- a CDS encoding DUF3299 domain-containing protein; this translates as MDQGDRLEDIMHRIALVILAAMATFSLGPVTSAQAPDPKTGPVIEDVWQPARTPRGGVSWKVLEATEEITRLDDEGYILSRPRFTKQVRALAGKRIKVAGWMMPLDAQRTQKRFVLLGYPPGCPFHFHAAPNQFVEVIASTPFPTDERKVFVVSGVLELTGYDESGIFYRLRDARPGLL
- a CDS encoding BLUF domain-containing protein, whose protein sequence is MSFQIETTEVNPPDWTSSLTYQSKATSRPTPGDLRELAWKARQRNRSLGVTGMLLYDKGRFFQTLEGPPKSLSVLWQSINEDRRHSHIEILSEHIVPAQLFGGWDLLSYHADEEPFHKVDKIKPQHGLTSQVPALMELVLNGDDLGINAFVASAAEQGWSGDAIITHLIEPTARALGDAWLSDDCSEVDLTIGLSMLQLAGHAVRHAPTPQSLRQRRYSIMLATAPGEPHALGTSLLADLFTDAGWHVDMAFPDSDQALANQLASQKPDALDIGLSDALPRQQKLKLLRQTVERSRFASPDHLTVVSVGGRLFADAAATAESVGADHARKTASGSTIRIAELIRQKRQLPR
- the tenA gene encoding thiaminase II, translated to MTSFTQTAWQANLPLFETTRDMPFNRELAEGVLPPEKFRHYIIQDAHYLEGFARSLAFVAAKGWDADHIVQFAKAAEVTIIVERELHADYFERFGVSPQDFASAELSQVCNHYVSYLQATCAQAPFEVGLAALLPCFWIYREVGRAIHESAATNNSYSAWIETYAGEDFSEAVDAVIATLDSVAARCSARSIERMHLAYRRSAQLEWMFWDSADRLESWPL